The sequence below is a genomic window from Streptomyces sudanensis.
AGAGCTCCAGCGCAGCTGGTACGGCGAACCGCTGGGGGCGCTCTTCCGTCGGCTGATCGACGATCTCGGGCTCAACCAGGCCCGGCTCGCCGCCATACTGGGGCTTTCCGCCCCCATGCTGTCACAGCTGATGAGCGGTCAGCGCGCGAAGATCGGCAACCCGGCCGTCGTCCAGCGCGTCCAGGCCCTCCAGCAGCTCGCCGGACAGGTCGCCGACGGCAGCGTGAGCGCCGTCGAGGCGACGGACCGGATGGAGGAGATCAGGAAGTCGCAGGGCGGTTCGGTCCTGACGGCCTCCGGCCAGGCCGCCGTCGGCTCGGGTGCGCCCACGGTGCGCCGCGTCGTCCGGGAGATCCAGTCCCTGCTGCGGTCGGTCGCGGCGGCCGGCGACATCATCGACGCCGCCGACTCCCTCGCCCCCACCCACCCCGAACTGGCGGAGTTCCTGCGGGTGTACGGCGCCGGCCGCACCGCGGACGCGGTCGCCCACTACGAGTCGCACCAGAACTGACGGCGGGCCCGGCGGGGGCGGACGGCGGCGCCGCGGTGACGGGGCGTCCACGGAACAGGGAGCGGCACAGCGCGATGGGCGAGGTCTTCGCGGGGCGGTACGAGCTGATCGACCCGATCGGGCGGGGTGCCGTGGGAGCCGTCTGGCGCGCCTGGGACCAGCGCCGCCGCCGGTACGTGGCGGCGAAGGTGCTCCAGCAGAGCGACGCCCACACCCTGCTGCGCTTCGTGCGCGAACAGGCCCTGCGCATCGACCATCCGCACGTCCTCGCCCCGGCGAGCTGGGCCGCCGACGACGACAAGGTCCTGTTCACCATGGACCTCGTCGGCGGCGGCTCCCTGGCGCACCTGATCGGGGACTACGGCCCGCTGCCGGCGCGGTACGTCTGCACCCTGCTCGACCAGTTGCTGTCCGGCCTGGCCGCGGTGCACGCCGAGGGGGTCGTGCACCGGGACATCAAACCGGCGAACATCCTGCTGGAGGCCACCGGCACGAGGCGGCCGCACCTGCGGCTGTCCGACTTCGGGATCTCCATGCGCAAGGGCGAGCCGCGCCTGACCGAGACCGACTACGTGGTCGGCACGCCCGGCTACTTCGCGCCCGAGCAACTCACGGGCGCCGAACCGGACTTCACCGCCGACCTGTTCGCGGTCGGCCTGGTCGCCCTGTACCTGCTCCAGGGCCGGAGGCCGGACTCCCGGGCACTCGTCGCGCACTTCCTGGCCCACGGCACGCCGGGCGCGCCCGAGGGCGTACCGGAACCGCTGTGGCAGGTCCTCGCGGGGCTGCTCCAGCCCGATCCGGAGGTCCGGTTCCGCACGGCGAACGGTGCCCGCAAGGCCCTCTCGTCCGCGGTGGAGATGCTGCCCGGCCCGGCGGGCGAGGAGAGCCCGATCGAGGTCTTCGACCAGCTCGGCCCGCTGCCGCCGGGGTACGGTCCCGAGGGTCCCGTGCCCGTGCCGGCGCCCTCCTCCGTACCGGGGCGGGCGGCCCCGGCGCGCGAGCCGTCGCCGTCCGAGACCGGCAGCTTCCATCTGGCTCCCCCGCCTCCGCGCATCCACCCGCCCCAGCCGCCCGCGGCGCCCCAGCCGTACGGCCCGTACCCCTCGGCGCCCCAGCCGTACGGCCCGTACNNNNNNNNNCCCCACCCGGCCCCGGCCGCGTACCCGGGACCGCCACCGCACTCGGCCGCTCCCCCGGCCGCCGCGNNNNNNNTCNNNCCGCCNCCCCGCGCCGNCGACNGCCCCCCGCGCGCGGTGGCGGTCCCGGTCGTCCTCCTGGCCCTGGTCTGCTACGCCGTCGGCATCTGGGCGCTCACCCGGGCCTGAGCTACCGGNCCCCCGCNNCCCGCGGCGGCCCGTACCCCGGCGGCACGTNCCGGCGGGAGGGCGGGGCCGCCCGCCGGGACCGCTCCCGAAGCCGCCGCGTCCGGGCGGCGCCGGGCCAGCGCGGTCCACAGGCCGAGGCCGAGCAGCAGCACCGTCCCGGTGCCGATGCCGGCCGCCGCGACGAGTTCCATCGCGCCGGCGTCCCCCGCCCGCGCGCCGGCCTCCCCGTCGGCCGCCGCCCGCCGGTCGTCCTCGGTGACCGAGAAGATCCCGGCCGGACCGGCGTACGGCGGCGGCGTCCCGGCCTTCCCCTCGACGTTGACGCGCAGGGTCAGCCCGTACGGCTTGTCCCCGAACTCCTCCCCCACCTTCGGGTTGAGGCTGACGCGCAGGTAGTACCAGCCCGCGAAGCGGAGGGCGCCGGTCTCGCCGTCGGAGCCGAAGCGGTTCTCGTACGCCACCGGCGGCAGCGGGTCGAAGGCCACCGACTTCTGCCTGCCGTCGTACGACAGGGAGTCCTCCCCGGCGACGAGGCCCAGCGCCGGGTTGTACAGCGACACGGGCAGCGCGCCGCCCACGAAACCGCCACCGGTCGAACTGCCCAGGTCGGCGCTGACGAACAACTGCTGGCCCCAGTCGACGGGGATGCGGTAGAAGCGGCTCTCACCGGGGCGGATGCGGTCGGTCCACTCGCCCTCGGCGAGGCCGGGCGCGTCGGAGAAGCCGGCGCCGCCGGCCCGTTCGCGCGGCCCGCCCGCAGGGGGTTCGGGCGAGGCGCTGGGCCAGTTCCCGGGGGGCGCGGTCGGGCCCGCCTTCTTCAGCCCCGGCTCCAGGACGTGCCGCAGTTCCAGTCCCCAGGGCTCCCCCGACGACGACTCCCCGCCCTCGCGCTCGACGACGACGTAGTACGAGCCGGCCTCCCGGCACAGCGACCGGTCCGGAACGGGCGTGCGGTCGGCGTAGGCGGCGATCGGCCGGGGGAACTCGGCCGCACCGAAGCGCGCGGTGCCGCTTCCGCAGTCGGAGCCGTCCCGGTTCTGGAGGGAGATCTCCAGTCCGTCCTGGAAGGAGGTCCGGGCGCCCGGCGGCGGCACGGCGACGGCGGAGACGTACGCGTGGGCGGTCGCCTCCAGGTCGACGCGGTAGATCAGCCTGCCGTCCCGGGGGAGGGTGTCCCGGTGGACCGCGCCGGCGGTCAGACGGGGGGCGTCGCTCGTGGTGGAGGCGCCCCGCACCGCCAGGGCGTCCTCGGCGAAGGCGTACGGGGGCGGCCCACCGGCCGCCGGGGCCGCCGGAGCCGGCGCCCCGGAGGCGAGGACCGCCGCCCCGGCCACCGCGGCCGCCACGCCGGCCCGCGATGCCCTTCCGCCACGGGTTCTCCTCGCGCGCGCTGTCGCCGCAGGGCGTCCCGCGCCGGTCCCCTCCGCCGTCCCGGTGGCCGTGCCGCAGCTCCGTCCTCGCCCGTCCACGCGCTTCTCCTCGTCGTCTCCCTGCCCGCACCATCCTGCCCGGCGGCCGGCCTCCCCGTCCCGCCGGTCCGGGGCTCCGCGGGGTACGGCCCGGTGCGCCGGCGGGGTGCGGGCCGAAAGACGATCGTGCCTCCCGCCGGGACGGTCCGGGGAGCCGCCCGGACGAACTCGGGGGCGGGGCCGACGCGGTGCCGCCACGGAAAGGGCCCCGGTCGCTTTCCGGCGACCGGGGCCCTCATGCATGTGGCGCGCTCACGAACCCGCGGGCACGGAGTCGGTGGCCTCCGTCCACAGGTCCTGCTCGGCGCGATCCGCCTGGATCTGGCGGTACACGAGGAGCCCGCCGATGGCGGCCAGTGCGACCAGGAGAAGCTTCTTCACCGCGCGACCTCGTCTTTCGTTGACGTAGGAGTCCTTATGCCGATCGACTATACACACCGATCGATACCAATCGGTGACCTAGTTCCGCCCCGCAGAACGGCACCGCTTCCGGGCCCGTTCGAACGACCGCACCAACCGGGAAAGGGCGAAGGCCCCGGTCTTCCGACCAGGGCCTTCGATTCTGTGGGGCTAACAGGATTTGAACCTGTGGCCTCATCCTTATCAGGGATGCGCTCTAACCAACTGAGCTATAGCCCCTCCGCGCTGCGCGCTGACCTCTGAAGATTAGCGCACAGGGCGGCTCCAGCCAAAATCGCTACTCGTCCTCGGCGAGGGTCAGCTCCACGCCGCCGACGAAACCGGCCGACAGGTTGTAGACGAAGGCGCCCAGCGTGGCCAGCGCCGTGGCCAGCACGACGTCGATCACCGCGATCACCGACGTGAAGAGCAGGACGCGCGGCAGCGACAGGAACGCCTGGAGGTCGAATCCGTTGCTCTCCGTGGAGCCGGTCGCGTCGCTGATCGTCGCTCCGACCGTCGAGAAGACGCCCATCGCGTCCATGACCATCCACAGCACGGCCGCCGCGACGACCGTGCAGATGCCCAGGGCGATGGAGAGCAGGAAGCTGACCTTCATCACCGACCACGGGTCGGCCTTGGCCACCCGGAGCCGTGCCTTGCGTGTCCGCGGCGTCGTCCTGGCGCCCGTGCGGGGCCGGCCGATCGAGCCCCCGGGAACGCCTCCGCGGGCGTCCTGGGCCGCGTACGCCTGCGGCGGACGGTACGGCTGGGCCGTCTGCTGGGCGGGCGGCCGCTCACCGGGCAGCGGACCGTCGCCGTACGTCTCGTGCGGGGCCTTCGACCCCCGCGGGTCGCCCACCGCGACCCTCGGGGAGTCCGTGGCAGGGCCACGGGCACCGTTCTTTCCTGAAGCGGCCGAGCCGGCCGAACCGGCGCCCGTGGCTCCGCTCACGCTTTACTCCTCGTGCTCCCCGGCCGGGGACTCCGTGTCCCCGGCTGCCTCGACCGCGGCGCCGGTGCCGGCGGCGTCCTCGGTCCCTTCCGCTTCCGGGCCCGCGTCCCGCGCCCCGTCGGTCTGCTCGACCTCCTCGGCTTCGGCACCGGCCTCGGCGTTCCGTGCGATGCCCACGACGGCATCGCGCTTGCTCAGGTTGATCAGCTGGACGCCCATGGTGTCACGGCCGGTCTCCCTGACTTCGCTGACGCGCGTGCGGATCACCCCACCGGACAGCGTGATGGCGAGGATCTCGTCACCCTCCTCGACCACCAGCGCGCCGACGAGCGAACCGCGGTCCTCCACGATCTTCGCAGCCTTGATGCCCAGTCCGCCACGGCCCTGGACGCGGTACTCGTCGACGGGCGTCCGCTTGGCGTAGCCGCCGTCCGTGGCCGTGAAGACGAACGTACCGGGACGGACGACGTTCATCGACAGGAGCTCGTCGCCCTCGCGGAAGCTCATGCCCTTCACGCCGGACGTGGCCCGGCCCATCGGGCGCAGTGCCTCGTCCGTCGCGGTGAAGCGGATGGACTGGGCCTTCCTGCTGATGAGCAGCAGGTCGTCCTCGGCGGAGACCAGCTCCGCGCCGATCAGCTCGTCGGCGAGGCCTTCGGCGCCGTTGTCCCGCTCGCGCAGGTTGATGGCGATGACGCCGCCCGAGCGCGGGGAGTCGTAGTCCTTGAGCGGGGTCTTCTTCACCAGGCCCGCCTTGGTCGCGAGGACCAGGTAGGGCGCCGCCTCGTAGTCGCGGATCGCGAGGATCTCGGCGATCCGCTCGTCCGGCTGGAAGGCCAGCAGGTTGGCGACGTGCTGGCCGCGGGCGTCCCGGCCGGCGTCGGGCAGCTCGTACGCCTTGGCGCGGTAGACGCGGCCCTTGTTGGTGAAGAACAGCAGCCAGTGGTGCGTGGTGGAGACGAAGAAGTGGTCGACGATGTCGTCCTCCTTCAGCTTCGCGCCCCGTACGCCCTTGCCGCCGCGCCGCTGCGACCGGTAGTCGTCGGTCTTCGTCCGCTTCACGTAGCCGCCGCGCGTGATGGTGACGACGATGTCCTCCTCGGCGATCAGGTCCTCCATGGACATGTCGCCGTCGAACGGCACGAGCTGCGTGCGGCGGTCGTCGCCGAACCTCTCCACCAGCTGCGCCAGTTCCTCGCTGACGATCTGCCGCTGGCGGGACTGGGAGGCGAGGATGGCGTTGTAGTCGTCGATCTTCGCCTGGAGCTCGTCGTGCTCCGCGACGATCTTCTGGCGCTCCAGGGCCGCCAGGCGGCGCAGCTGCATCTCCAGGATGGCGTTGGCCTGGATCTCGTCGATCTCCAGCAGCCCCATCAGGCCCCCGCGGGCGACCTCGACGGTGTCGCTGCGCCGGATCAGGGCGATGACCTCGTCGATCGCGTCGAGCGCCTTGAGCAGACCGCGCAGGATGTGCGCCCGCTCCTCGGCCTTGCGGAGGCGGAAGCGCGTGCGGCGGACGATGACCTCGATCTGGTGCGTCACCCAGTGGCGGATGAACGCGTCCAGCGACAGGGTGCGCGGCACGCCGTCGACCAGCGCGAGCATGTTCGCGCCGAAGTTCGTCTGGAGGTCGGTGTGCTTGTAGAGGTTGTTGAGGACGACCTTGGCGACCGCGTCGCGCTTGAGGACGATGACCAGGCGCTGGCCCGTGCGGGAGCTGGTCTCGTCGCGGACGTCCGCGATGCCGCCGATCCTGCCGTCCTTCACCAGGTCGGCGATCTTCTGCGCGAGGTTGTCCGGGTTCACCTGGTACGGGAGCTCCGTGACCACCAGGCACTGCCGGTTCTGGATCTCCTCGACCTCGACGACCGCGCGCATCGTGATGGAGCCGCGGCCCGTGCGGTACGCCTCCTCGATGCCCTTGCGGCCGACGACGAGGGCGCCGGTCGGGAAGTCGGGGCCCTTGATGCGCTCGATCAGCGCGTCGAGGAGCTCCTCGTGGGTGGCCTCGGGGTGCTCCAGCGCCCACTGGGCGCCGGCCGCAACCTCGCGCAGGTTGTGCGGCGGGATGTTGGTCGCCATGCCGACCGCGATGCCGGCGGAGCCGTTGACCAGCAGGTTCGGGAAGCGGGACGGGAGGACCGTCGGCTCCTGGTTGCGGCCGTCGTAGTTGTCCTGGAAGGCGACGGTCTCCTCGTCGATGTCCCGGAGCATCTCCATGGACAGCGGCGCCATCTTGCACTCGGTGTAGCGCATGGCGGCGGCCGGGTCGTTGCCCGGGGAGCCGAAGTTGCCGTTGGAGTCCACCAGCGGCATGCGCATCGACCACGGCTGGGCCAGGCGGACCAGGGCGTCGTAGATGGAGGTGTCGCCGTGCGGGTGGTACGTGCCCATGACGTCGCCGACGACGCGGGCGCACTTGTAGAAGCCCTTCTCGGGCCGGTAGCCGCCGTCGTACATGGCGTACAGGACGCGCCGGTGGACGGGCTTGAGGCCGTCCCGCACGTCGGGCAGCGCGCGCGACACGATGACGGACATCGCGTAGTCCAGGTACGAGCGCTGCATCTCGGTCTCGAGCCCGACGGGCTCGACGCGCAGGCCCACACCGGGGACGGCGGGCTCCTCTTCGGGCGTCACGGCGGCGGGGGTGTTCTCGTCGGCCATTGCTGGTCTTCAGTCCTTTCGTGCGGTCAGCTGAGACCGACTCAGATGTCGAGGAAGCGGACGTCCTTGGCGTTGCGCTGGATGAACGAGCGCCGTGCCTCCACGTCCTCGCCCATCAGCACCGAGAACAGGTCGTCGGCCTGGGCCGCGTCGTCCAGCGTGACCTGGCCGAGCACCCGGTGGTCCTGGTCCATGGTGGTGACGCGCAGCTCCTCGGCGTTCATCTCGCCCAGGCCCTTGAAGCGCTGGATGGAGTCCTCGCGGATGCGCTTGCCGTTCTGCTTGCCGAGCTCCACCAGCGCGTCGCGCTCGCGGTCCGAGTAGGCGTACTCGAAGTCGTCCCGGCCCCACTTGATCTTGTACAGCGGGGGGCGGGAGAGGTAGACGTGGCCGGCCTCGACGAGCGGGCGCATGAAGCGGAAGAGGAAGGTCAGCAGCAGCGTGTTGATGTGCTGGCCGTCGACGTCGGCGTCCGCCATCAGGATGATCTTGTGGTAACGGAGCTTCTCGATGTCGAAGTCCTCGTGGACGCCGGTGCCGAAGGCGGAGATCAGCGCCTGGACCTCGGTGTTCTGCAGGATCTTGTCGATCCGGGCCTTCTCGACGTTCAGGATCTTGCCGCGGATCGGCAGGATGGCCTGGTACATCGGGTTGCGGCCGGACTTGGCGGAGCCGCCGGCGGAGTCGCCCTCGACGATGAAGATCTCGCACTTGGTCGGGTCGTTCGACTGGCAGTCGGACAGCTTGCCCGGCAGGGACGCCGACTCCAGCAGGCCCTTGCGGCGCGTCAGGTCGCGCGCCTTGCGGGCGGCGACGCGGGCGGTGGCGGCCTGGATGGCCTTGCGGACGATGTCCGCCGCCTCGTTCGGGTTCCGGTCGAACCAGTCCGACAGGTGCTCGTGGACGACCTTCTGCACGAAGGTCTTCGCCTCCGTGTTGCCCAGCTTGGTCTTCGTCTGGCCCTCGAACTGCGGCTCGCCCAGCTTGACCGAGATGATCGCGGTCAGGCCCTCGCGGATGTCCTCGCCGGTGAGGTTGTCGTCCTTCTCCCGCAGCAGCTTCTTGTCGCGCGCGTAGCGGTTGACGAGGCCGGTGAGCGCCGCGCGGAAGCCCTCCTCGTGCGTGCCGCCCTCGTGGGTGTGGATCGTGTTCGCGAACGAGTACACGCCCTCCGTGTACTGCGAGTTCCACTGCATCGCGATCTCGACCGAGAGCGTCCGCTCCCGGTCCTCCGCCTCGACCGCGATGACCGTGGGGTGGATCAGCTCGCCCTTGCGGGAGTTGAGGTACGTGACGAAGTCGACGATGCCGCCCTCGTAGTAGTACGTCACCGTCCGCGCCGGCTGCTCCTCCACCGCCTCGGCGGAGGCGTCGGCGTCGTCGGCGTTCATCGTCGCCCTGGCCGACTCGCGCTCGTCGGTGAGCCTGATCGTCAGGCCCTTGTTGAGGAACGCCATCTCCTGGAAGCGGCGGGAGAGGGTCTCGAAGGAGTAGTCGGTGGTCTCGAAGATCTCCGGGTCGGCCCAGAAGGTGACCGACGTCCCGGTCTCCTCGGTGGCCTCGTGCTTGGCGAGGGGCGCGGTGGGGACGCCCAGCTTGTAGTCCTGCGTCCAGCGGTAACCGTCGGTCTTCACCTCGACGGAGACCCGCGTCGACAGCGCGTTGACGACGGAGACGCCCACGCCGTGCAGGCCGCCGGAGACCGCGTAGCCGCCGCCGCCGAACTTGCCGCCCGCGTGCAGCACCGTCAGCACGACCTCGACGGCGGGCTTGCCCTCGGAGGGGACGATGCCCACCGGGATGCCGCGGCCGTTGTCGACGACGCGGACGCCGCCGTCCTCCAGGATGGTGACGTCGATGGTGTCCGCATGGCCGGCCAAGGCCTCGTCGACGGAGTTGTCGACGACCTCCTGGACCATGTGGTGGAGTCCACGCTCACCGGTCGAGCCGATGTACATGCCGGGCCGCTTGCGGACCGCGTCCAGACCCTCGAGGACGGTGATCGCGCTGGCGTCGTACGCGGGGGAGCCCGACGCCGGGACCGCGCTGCCCTCGCCGGCAGGAGTGGACGTAATGCTCTCGTTGGGGTTGCCGGAATCGGCCACGAAGCGCCCTTTCTGGCACAGCGCGAGCCACCCTCCGGGAGGCCCCGGAGTGGCTGCGTCGTTCGACATGTTCCGCAGTGGGCGGGATTACCTACCAGTCTACCGGTAGCTCTGACACTCATGGGGGTTTGCCGGTGCCTGGCTCCGCATGTGCCGCTCTGAACCGGCGCCCGACGACTCCCCATATCTGGGGTGGGGCTCCAGAAGGCTCACACAGGCACTCAGCGCTTCGGCTTGTCAACCACCCGCAACCGCCGCGACCACCTCCGGAACCGCTCCTTCCACCGCCGTCGAGCACCGCGCCGTGCTCCTCGCGCGGCAGGTCGCGGTCCCGCTCGCCGCGCCGGGACGAGCGCGCGGGCCACGGCGGCCGCCCGGCCCGCCCCGGCTCCGGCCGGCGCGCTCCCACCGGGCCCGGTCCGGGCGGGGTCGTCAGCCGTAGGTGTCGCCGGGGCCGGTGCTGCCGGGCGCCCGCAGCGGGCCGTAGCCGCGGCGCGGGCCGCCGGGCCCGAGCACGCGGATGTGGCGCACCGTCCCGTGCCCGAGGTCCTCGTTGAGCCGGGCCACCAGCCGGGGGGCGAGCAGCCGCAGCTGCGTCGCCCACGCTGTGGAGTCGCACTGGACGGTGAGGACGCGCTCGTCGGGGTCCTCGTCGTACCGCAGCGGCACGCAGTGCTTCGCCAGGTCCTCGCCCACGATCTGCGGCCACCGCCCCATCACCCCGCCGACCGCGGCGGGCGCCTCCCAGCCGCGCTCGGTGATCAACCGGTTGATCGCCGCGCCCAGCGGCAGCGGGTCGCGCCCGTCGGCGCGCGCCCCGGAACGCAGCCCGCCGCGCCGCGCCTGCTTCTTCTGCTGCACGGCGGCGCCCCGCGCCTTCGCCTGCTCCTTGGCGGCCCGCAGCGCCACACGCGCGAGATCGACGCCGGACGGTTCGGGGGCCGGGGCCCGCACCGCACCCGCCGACGGCTGCGACTGCCCGCTCATACGCGCTCCACCGCCCCTTCCGACACCGCGTACCGCGCTCCCGCCAGCACTCCGGGCACGTCGTCGTCGACCGCCGCCGTCACCAGCACCTGCTCGCCGGGCGCGACCAGCTCCGCCAGCCGTTCCCGCCGCCGCGTGTCCAGCTCGGCGAAGACGTCGTCCAGCACGAGCACGGGTTCGCCGCCCTCCGCGCGCAGCAGGTCGTACGAGGCCAGCCGCAGCGCCAGCGCGTACGACCAGGACTCGCCGTGACTGGCGTACCCCTTCGCCGGCATCCGGCCCAGCATCAGCCCGAGGTCGTCCCGGTGCGGCCCGACGAGGGTGACACCGCGCTCGATCTCCTGCCGACGCATGCCGGCGAGCGCGGCGAGCAGCCGCTGGTACAGCTCCTCCCGGCCGACCGGACCGCGGTCGTCACCGACCGCCGGACCGCGGTACTCCAGGGCGACGGGGCCGCCGCCGGGGGCCAGCCGCTCATACGCCTCGGCGGCGAGCGGCTGGAGCGCGGCGACGAGGTCGAGCCGCTGCGCGAGCAGTTCGGCCCCGGCCCGCGCGAAGTGCTGGTCCCACACGTCGAGAGTGGACAGGTCCATGGAGCGGCCGCCGTGCCGCCGGGCCATCGCGGCGGTCTTCAGGAGGGTGTTGCGCTGCCTGAGGACCCGGTCGTAGTCGGACCGCACACCGGCCATGCGCGGCGACCGGGCGGTGACCAGCTCGTCGAGGAACCGCCGCCGCTCGCCGGGGTCGCCCTTCACCAGGGCGAGGTCCTCGGGCGCGAACAGCACGGTACGTATGATCCCCAGCACGTCGCGTGGTCTGACCTGCGAGGACCTGTTGATCCGGGCGCGGTTGGCCTTTCCCGGGTTGATCTCCAGCTCGACGAGCTGCTGCCGCTCGCCCTGCCGGACGGCCGCCCGGATCACGGCCCGCTCGGCGCCGATCCGGACGAGGGGCGCGTCGGAGGACACCCGGTGGCTGCCGAGGTTCGCCAGGTAGCCGACCGCCTCGACCAGGTTCGTCTTGCCCTGCCCGTTGGCCCCCGCGAAGACGCTGACGCCCGGGTCGAGCGGGAGCTCGGCCCGGGCGTACGAACGGAAGTCGGCCAGCGACAGATGCGTGACGTGCATGGTGTGCGCCGACCTCTCCCGGCTGTGCGTGTTACTTGCTCTCGACCGCGTGCCCGCCGAACTGGTTGCGCAGGGCGGCGATCATCTTCATCTGCGGCGAGTCGTCCTGGCGCGACGCGAACCGGGCGAACAGCGAGGCGGTGATCGCGGGCAGCGGCACCGCGTTGTCGATGGCGGCCTCGACCGTCCAGCGGCCCTCGCCGGAGTCCGCGGCGTAGCCCCTCAGCTTCTCCAGGTGCTCGTCGTCGTCGAGGGCGCGGACGGCCAGGTCCAGCAGCCAGGAGCGGATGACCGTGCCCTCCTGCCAGGAGCGGAAGACCTCGCGGACGTCCGTGACGGAGTCCACGGCCTCCAGCAGCTCCCAGCCCTCGGCGAAGGCCTGCATCATCGCGTACTCGATGCCGTTGTGGACCATCTTCGCGAAGTGGCCGGCACCGACCCTGCCCGCGTGGACGGAACCGAACTCGCCCTCCGGCTTCAGCGCGTCGAAGATCGGCTGGACCTTCGCGACGTGCTCGGCGTCGCCGCCGTACATGAGCGCGTAGCCGTTCTCCAGACCCCACACGCCGCCGGAGACGCCGCAGTCGACGAAGCCGATGCCCTTGGCCGCCAGTTCCCCGGCGTGCCTCTCGTCGTCCGTCCAGCGGGAGTTGCCGCCGTCGACGACGACGTCCCCGGGGGAGAGCAGCTCGGCCAGCCGGTCGATGGTGGTCTGGGTGGCCTCGCCGGCCGGGACCATGACCCACACGACACGCGGGCCCTTCAGCCTGTCCACAAGTTCCTCGAGGCTGTGGACGTCGGCGAGGTCTGCGTTGCGGTCGTACCCGACGACGGTGTGGCCCGCGCGGCGGATGCGCTCGCGCATGTTGCCGCCCATCTTGCCGAGGCCGATGAGACCGAGCTCCATCAGATCTTCCTTACGCGTTGTGTGCGAGTTCGTACCCGCGTCCGAGACTACGCCCGGACGCGGGCGCACACCTGGGGGGTCGGCCGCTCGGTCAGCCGCTGAGCCGGACCGGCATGATGAGGTACTTGTACGCCTCGTCCGCCTCCGCGTCCACGGCCGGCTTGCCGCTCAGCAGGGCGGGCTTGGTGGACGTGGTGAAGGACAGCTGGGCGACCGGCGCGTCGATGGCGCTGAGGCCGTCGAGCAGGAACGTCGGGTTGAAGGCGATCGAGATGTCATCGCCCTCCAGCTGCGCGTCGACGCGCTCCACAGCCTGTGCGTCGTCGCTGGAGCCGGCCTCGAGGATGAGCACGCCCTGCTCGAAGCTGAGCCGCACCGGCGTGTTCCGCTCGGCGACCAGCGCCACGCGCTTCACCGCCTCCACGAAGGGGGCCGTCTCGATCGTCGCGAT
It includes:
- the recF gene encoding DNA replication/repair protein RecF (All proteins in this family for which functions are known are DNA-binding proteins that assist the filamentation of RecA onto DNA for the initiation of recombination or recombinational repair.), encoding MHVTHLSLADFRSYARAELPLDPGVSVFAGANGQGKTNLVEAVGYLANLGSHRVSSDAPLVRIGAERAVIRAAVRQGERQQLVELEINPGKANRARINRSSQVRPRDVLGIIRTVLFAPEDLALVKGDPGERRRFLDELVTARSPRMAGVRSDYDRVLRQRNTLLKTAAMARRHGGRSMDLSTLDVWDQHFARAGAELLAQRLDLVAALQPLAAEAYERLAPGGGPVALEYRGPAVGDDRGPVGREELYQRLLAALAGMRRQEIERGVTLVGPHRDDLGLMLGRMPAKGYASHGESWSYALALRLASYDLLRAEGGEPVLVLDDVFAELDTRRRERLAELVAPGEQVLVTAAVDDDVPGVLAGARYAVSEGAVERV
- the gnd gene encoding phosphogluconate dehydrogenase (NAD(+)-dependent, decarboxylating), with product MELGLIGLGKMGGNMRERIRRAGHTVVGYDRNADLADVHSLEELVDRLKGPRVVWVMVPAGEATQTTIDRLAELLSPGDVVVDGGNSRWTDDERHAGELAAKGIGFVDCGVSGGVWGLENGYALMYGGDAEHVAKVQPIFDALKPEGEFGSVHAGRVGAGHFAKMVHNGIEYAMMQAFAEGWELLEAVDSVTDVREVFRSWQEGTVIRSWLLDLAVRALDDDEHLEKLRGYAADSGEGRWTVEAAIDNAVPLPAITASLFARFASRQDDSPQMKMIAALRNQFGGHAVESK